One part of the Streptomyces sp. AM 2-1-1 genome encodes these proteins:
- a CDS encoding ScbR family autoregulator-binding transcription factor produces the protein MQDRAQATRKVLLESAAHLFVEQGYAGTSINEVGDHSGRTSGAIYFHYSSKEKLALAVVRAQFASWPQLNARYTAPGIPPLEKLVALSFDVAHTLREDVIARAGARLWIERRSIDAAVPAPFAGWTAAVTRLLAEARARGELARGIDPSGTATTLVCSFFGLYTLTDEVAGERELGARLHQWWLLVLGALQARPDPAGLLARVRSRLAANGGRMPPRARRSTTAAEEPGT, from the coding sequence GTGCAAGACCGAGCGCAAGCAACCCGAAAAGTGCTCCTGGAGTCCGCAGCACATCTTTTTGTCGAACAGGGATACGCGGGCACCAGCATCAACGAGGTCGGCGACCACTCGGGGCGGACCAGCGGAGCCATCTACTTCCATTACTCCAGCAAGGAGAAGCTGGCACTCGCGGTCGTCCGCGCGCAGTTCGCCAGTTGGCCGCAGCTGAACGCCCGGTACACCGCTCCGGGCATCCCTCCGCTGGAGAAGCTGGTCGCCCTCAGCTTCGACGTCGCCCACACCCTGAGGGAGGACGTCATAGCCCGCGCCGGCGCCCGCCTGTGGATCGAGCGCCGCAGCATCGACGCGGCCGTCCCGGCGCCGTTCGCCGGCTGGACCGCGGCCGTGACACGCCTGCTCGCCGAGGCCCGGGCGAGGGGCGAACTCGCCCGAGGAATCGATCCCTCAGGTACGGCGACCACGCTCGTGTGCTCCTTCTTCGGGCTCTACACCCTGACCGACGAGGTGGCGGGCGAGCGGGAACTCGGTGCCCGGCTGCATCAGTGGTGGCTCCTGGTCCTCGGCGCCCTGCAGGCCCGGCCCGATCCGGCCGGACTCCTCGCCCGGGTACGGTCGCGCCTCGCCGCGAACGGCGGCCGGATGCCCCCGCGGGCACGCCGGTCGACCACGGCGGCGGAGGAACCGGGGACCTGA
- a CDS encoding HAD family phosphatase: MTPHRIFSWSPSAIVFDCDGTLMDTESHWQDARQRVFAEFGLQPPAGFAERAKGVHYTECGALMAEECGKPDFADDMTDALLTHFTALVADDPVTMPGAAALVRLAARHIPLAVASNCPQDMVESSLERAGLLSYFGHVVVAGDGVRPKPHPDVYALAAGLCGVPPQEALAVEDSVTGIVSARKAGLRVLGTGPYPDGPGAEEADSWVVSLADPDLVAWAQTYIAGD, encoded by the coding sequence ATGACACCTCATCGCATTTTCTCCTGGTCCCCGTCGGCGATCGTCTTCGATTGCGACGGAACCCTGATGGACACCGAAAGCCATTGGCAGGACGCCCGTCAGCGGGTCTTCGCCGAGTTCGGCCTCCAGCCGCCGGCCGGCTTCGCCGAGCGGGCCAAGGGAGTCCACTACACCGAGTGCGGCGCCCTCATGGCCGAGGAGTGCGGCAAACCCGACTTCGCCGACGACATGACGGACGCCCTGCTCACCCACTTCACCGCGCTGGTCGCCGACGACCCGGTCACCATGCCGGGCGCGGCGGCGCTCGTACGGCTCGCAGCCCGGCACATCCCCCTCGCGGTGGCGAGCAACTGCCCCCAGGACATGGTGGAGTCGAGTCTCGAACGGGCCGGCCTGCTCAGCTACTTCGGCCATGTGGTCGTCGCGGGCGACGGCGTACGGCCCAAACCCCACCCCGACGTCTACGCGCTGGCCGCCGGCCTCTGCGGGGTCCCCCCGCAGGAGGCGCTCGCAGTGGAGGACTCCGTCACCGGCATCGTCTCCGCGCGGAAGGCCGGACTCCGCGTCCTCGGCACGGGCCCGTACCCCGACGGGCCGGGCGCGGAGGAAGCCGACTCCTGGGTCGTGAGCCTCGCCGATCCGGATCTGGTGGCGTGGGCGCAGACGTACATTGCCGGGGACTGA
- a CDS encoding dihydroxyacetone kinase subunit DhaK — protein MAAYFENSTDDLVPNALAGFARAHAELVVHDVENGFLAARHTDPTRRVGLLSGGGSGHEPLHAGFVGAGMLDAACPGRVFASPHNRQVYQASLAVARTEGVLHIVKNYTGDRINFGIAAERLAHQNIPCARVLVDDDLASDSEDIAAGRRGTGGTVLLEKILGGAADTGLGLRELATLGAALAGRCRTLAVASTAHTAPTTGRPAFELAAGELEYGVGIHGERADRTRPEGPVSALVAEMTDSLLAAVRPGPEEPVLALVNGLGAVTPLELYGIFGELGRVLDARGVRLARHLVGDYVTALDMRGFSLTLLVADARSLAYYDAPVRTAALRW, from the coding sequence ATGGCCGCGTACTTCGAGAACAGCACGGACGACTTGGTGCCGAACGCGCTGGCCGGCTTCGCCCGCGCCCATGCGGAACTCGTCGTCCACGACGTGGAGAACGGCTTCCTCGCCGCTCGCCACACCGATCCGACCCGCCGTGTGGGGCTGCTCTCCGGCGGCGGTTCGGGGCACGAGCCGCTGCACGCCGGATTCGTGGGCGCGGGCATGCTGGACGCCGCGTGCCCCGGGCGGGTGTTCGCCTCCCCGCACAACCGCCAGGTGTACCAGGCGTCGCTGGCGGTGGCCCGCACGGAGGGCGTCCTGCACATCGTGAAGAACTACACCGGCGACCGGATCAACTTCGGTATCGCCGCGGAGCGCCTCGCCCACCAGAACATCCCCTGTGCACGGGTCCTGGTCGACGACGACCTGGCGTCCGACTCCGAGGACATCGCCGCCGGCCGCCGGGGAACGGGCGGCACCGTGCTGCTGGAGAAGATCCTCGGCGGCGCCGCCGACACGGGCCTCGGTCTGCGGGAACTGGCAACCCTCGGGGCGGCGCTGGCCGGCCGCTGCCGGACGCTCGCCGTCGCGTCCACGGCGCACACCGCGCCCACCACGGGCCGCCCGGCGTTCGAACTGGCAGCCGGGGAACTGGAGTACGGCGTCGGCATCCACGGCGAGCGCGCCGACCGCACCCGCCCCGAAGGCCCTGTCTCCGCCCTGGTGGCGGAGATGACGGACTCCCTGCTGGCCGCGGTCCGGCCGGGCCCGGAGGAGCCGGTTCTGGCACTGGTCAACGGTCTGGGCGCGGTCACCCCTCTGGAGCTGTACGGCATCTTCGGCGAACTGGGCCGGGTCCTGGACGCCCGCGGTGTCCGCCTCGCCCGCCATCTCGTCGGCGACTACGTCACCGCTCTGGACATGCGGGGGTTCTCCCTCACCCTGCTGGTGGCCGACGCCCGGTCCCTGGCCTACTACGACGCACCGGTACGGACCGCGGCACTGCGCTGGTGA
- the dhaL gene encoding dihydroxyacetone kinase subunit DhaL, whose amino-acid sequence MTTPFDITFTSGWMDRFADSAHATETELTALDQQVGDGDFGVNLSAGVRATQRLRGEEGDAGGDGPSVPLGRAASAFLDEIGGTSGPLFGLLFQALSAAVAAQGPLLTTAALAAGTEDGLAAIRRVGDAKPGDKTLVDALTPAAEALRAAPEGTPPDQALALAADAAWQGVRNTAALRARMGRASYVGERASGIPDPGAVGVALLFASAAGTVRSLGPHVRTTG is encoded by the coding sequence ATGACGACACCTTTCGACATCACGTTCACGAGCGGCTGGATGGACCGGTTCGCGGATTCGGCCCATGCCACCGAGACCGAGCTGACCGCGCTCGACCAGCAGGTGGGCGACGGTGACTTCGGGGTGAACCTCAGCGCAGGGGTGCGGGCGACGCAACGCCTGCGCGGCGAGGAGGGTGACGCGGGCGGGGACGGCCCCTCGGTCCCGCTGGGCCGCGCGGCCTCCGCCTTCCTGGACGAGATAGGCGGCACCAGCGGGCCGCTGTTCGGCCTGCTGTTCCAGGCGCTCAGCGCCGCCGTCGCGGCCCAGGGACCGCTCCTGACCACGGCCGCTCTCGCCGCGGGTACGGAGGACGGCCTCGCCGCCATACGCCGGGTGGGTGACGCGAAGCCCGGGGACAAGACGCTGGTGGACGCCCTGACCCCGGCCGCCGAAGCGCTGCGGGCGGCGCCGGAGGGAACTCCGCCGGATCAAGCGCTCGCCCTCGCCGCCGATGCCGCGTGGCAGGGCGTGCGGAACACGGCCGCCCTGCGGGCGCGCATGGGGCGCGCCAGTTACGTCGGCGAGCGGGCGTCGGGCATACCCGATCCGGGAGCCGTGGGTGTCGCGCTGCTCTTCGCCTCGGCGGCCGGGACCGTACGCTCTCTCGGCCCCCATGTGCGCACCACCGGGTGA
- a CDS encoding alpha/beta fold hydrolase, with protein sequence MMLRSPRRLLGVLAAAAAAVTLFSSATTAGAVGSASAPTVSVARSVSAARTLATSTPVVFVHGYTGSASNWTTAKSVFQLNGWSNSSLFAYEYNSYGNNITNAQGLATYVDNVKARTGASKVAIVNHSMGGLVSQYYLKVLGGNTSVSHLASIAGANHGTTAAGACLVYATCQQMYPGSSFISAITSGDETPGTTRYASWYSACDGVILPYTSTKLDGATNNNVACQTHIGYLTDTVVLGQIARFVAS encoded by the coding sequence ATCATGCTTCGTTCCCCACGCCGTCTCCTCGGCGTCCTCGCGGCCGCCGCTGCCGCTGTCACTCTCTTCTCCTCGGCGACGACGGCCGGGGCGGTCGGCAGTGCGTCCGCGCCGACGGTCTCCGTCGCGCGGTCGGTCTCCGCCGCCCGGACGCTGGCGACCAGCACGCCGGTCGTCTTCGTCCACGGCTACACCGGCAGCGCCTCGAACTGGACGACCGCGAAGAGCGTCTTCCAGCTCAACGGCTGGTCGAACTCCAGCCTGTTCGCCTACGAGTACAACTCGTACGGCAACAACATCACCAACGCGCAGGGCCTCGCCACCTACGTCGACAACGTGAAGGCCCGGACCGGCGCGAGCAAGGTCGCCATCGTCAACCACTCGATGGGCGGCCTCGTCAGCCAGTACTACCTGAAGGTGCTGGGCGGCAACACCAGCGTCAGCCACCTCGCCTCGATCGCCGGCGCCAACCACGGGACGACGGCCGCGGGCGCTTGCCTCGTGTACGCGACGTGCCAGCAGATGTACCCCGGCTCCTCGTTCATCTCGGCGATCACCTCGGGCGACGAAACGCCGGGCACCACCAGGTACGCCTCCTGGTACTCGGCGTGCGACGGCGTGATCCTCCCGTACACGAGCACCAAGCTGGACGGCGCGACCAACAACAACGTGGCCTGCCAGACGCACATCGGGTACCTGACGGACACGGTCGTCCTCGGGCAGATCGCCCGATTCGTCGCCTCCTGA
- a CDS encoding restriction endonuclease codes for MLAALSVTAAVAVVNWLLAHGWALVVLGVLVLSACGVRIHRGRRRSRWEAVRARELRYELSQLDGLHHSQFEAAVRDLMHRDGCRGAVRVGGGGDLGADVKATDPYGRRWVIQCKHRRHGLAGSAVGTPDFQVLNGTARQVHGADVAVIVTNGRVTAPAVAFAAQQRLHVVDRHTLAAWASGSRPLWELLRAVPPPRKPTALS; via the coding sequence GTGCTCGCGGCCCTCTCGGTCACGGCGGCGGTGGCCGTCGTGAACTGGCTGCTCGCACACGGCTGGGCGCTGGTCGTCCTCGGCGTACTGGTGCTCTCGGCCTGCGGCGTACGGATCCACCGCGGCCGGCGGCGGTCACGGTGGGAGGCGGTCCGCGCCCGGGAACTGCGGTACGAGCTCTCCCAGTTGGACGGTCTGCACCACTCCCAGTTCGAGGCCGCGGTGCGGGACCTCATGCACCGGGACGGCTGTCGCGGTGCGGTCCGGGTGGGAGGCGGCGGGGACCTCGGCGCCGACGTCAAGGCCACCGATCCCTACGGGCGGCGCTGGGTGATCCAGTGCAAGCACCGCCGGCACGGTCTCGCCGGCTCCGCGGTCGGCACACCGGACTTCCAGGTGCTCAACGGCACCGCCCGTCAGGTGCACGGCGCCGATGTCGCCGTGATCGTGACCAACGGCCGGGTGACCGCACCGGCGGTGGCCTTCGCCGCACAGCAGCGGCTGCACGTGGTCGACCGCCACACCCTCGCCGCATGGGCGTCCGGATCCCGCCCGCTCTGGGAACTGCTGCGGGCCGTGCCGCCCCCGCGCAAGCCGACCGCGCTCTCCTGA